A genomic segment from Neobacillus sp. YX16 encodes:
- a CDS encoding ornithine--oxo-acid transaminase: MAAEKKSKGLIEQTEKYGAHNYHPLPIVISRAEGVWVEDPEGNKYMDMLSAYSAVNQGHRHPKIIQALKDQADKVTLTSRAFHNDQLGPWYEKICKLTRKEMALPMNTGAEAVETAIKAARRWSYDVKGVAENQAEIIACIGNFHGRTMTAVSLSSEAEYKRGFGPMLPGIKLIPYGDLEALKSAISANTAAFLIEPIQGEAGIVIPPEGFMKAAFDLCKENNVLFIADEIQAGLARTGKMFACEWEGIEPDIYILGKALGGGVFPISCVVANNNILGVFNPGSHGSTFGGNPLACAVSIAALDVLIDEKLSDKSLELGEYFVSKLKEISNPRIKEVRGRGLFIGVELTEPARKYCEELKEQGILCKETHDTVIRFAPPLIINQEELDWAIERINKVLA; this comes from the coding sequence ATGGCTGCAGAAAAGAAATCTAAAGGCTTAATAGAACAAACTGAAAAATACGGGGCACATAATTACCACCCGCTTCCAATTGTTATTTCACGTGCTGAAGGAGTTTGGGTAGAGGATCCTGAAGGAAATAAATATATGGATATGTTGAGTGCTTATTCTGCAGTTAACCAAGGCCATCGCCATCCAAAAATTATTCAAGCATTAAAGGATCAAGCTGATAAGGTAACGTTAACTTCTCGTGCCTTTCATAATGACCAATTAGGACCTTGGTATGAAAAAATTTGCAAATTAACAAGAAAAGAAATGGCGCTTCCAATGAATACAGGTGCTGAGGCAGTCGAAACAGCAATTAAAGCAGCGCGCCGCTGGTCCTATGATGTAAAGGGGGTAGCTGAGAACCAAGCAGAAATTATCGCTTGTATAGGCAACTTCCATGGCAGAACGATGACGGCCGTTTCCTTATCCTCTGAAGCTGAATATAAGCGAGGATTTGGGCCAATGCTTCCAGGAATAAAACTTATTCCTTATGGAGATTTAGAAGCTTTAAAATCTGCTATTTCCGCCAATACAGCAGCATTTTTAATTGAACCAATTCAAGGAGAAGCGGGAATTGTTATTCCACCTGAAGGCTTTATGAAAGCAGCCTTTGACTTATGTAAAGAAAATAATGTTCTCTTTATTGCAGATGAGATTCAAGCTGGATTAGCGCGTACCGGAAAAATGTTTGCGTGTGAATGGGAAGGAATAGAGCCTGATATTTATATCCTTGGTAAGGCGCTTGGCGGCGGTGTTTTCCCCATCTCATGTGTGGTTGCAAATAATAACATTTTAGGTGTATTTAATCCAGGTTCTCATGGTTCTACCTTCGGAGGCAATCCACTTGCATGTGCAGTATCAATAGCTGCTCTGGATGTTCTGATTGACGAAAAACTCTCCGATAAATCATTGGAATTAGGCGAATATTTTGTAAGCAAATTAAAAGAAATTAGTAATCCAAGGATTAAAGAAGTACGTGGCCGCGGCTTGTTTATCGGGGTAGAATTAACAGAGCCAGCACGAAAATATTGTGAAGAATTAAAGGAGCAAGGGATTTTATGCAAGGAAACGCATGATACTGTGATTCGTTTCGCCCCTCCTTTGATTATCAACCAAGAAGAATTAGATTGGGCAATTGAGCGTATCAATAAAGTGCTTGCCTAA
- the yugI gene encoding S1 domain-containing post-transcriptional regulator GSP13, which translates to MTEKIETGSVVTGKVTGIQPYGAFIALDENTQGLVHISEITHGYVKDINEHLKVGDEVNVKVLSIDENAGKIGLSIRATEEAPVQQAVAKPKKPRKRQAAAIVPEVEGQQGFNTLKDKLQEWIDQSQREDLIKK; encoded by the coding sequence ATGACAGAAAAGATCGAAACTGGAAGTGTAGTAACAGGTAAAGTAACTGGAATTCAACCATATGGTGCGTTCATAGCATTAGATGAAAATACACAAGGTCTTGTGCATATTTCAGAAATCACACATGGTTATGTAAAAGACATTAACGAACATCTCAAAGTTGGAGATGAAGTTAATGTAAAAGTATTGTCAATTGATGAAAATGCTGGGAAAATTGGTTTATCTATTCGTGCAACGGAAGAAGCTCCTGTTCAACAGGCTGTTGCTAAACCAAAGAAACCTCGTAAGCGTCAAGCTGCTGCTATCGTACCTGAAGTTGAAGGACAACAAGGCTTTAACACTTTAAAGGATAAGCTGCAAGAATGGATTGACCAATCTCAACGTGAAGATTTAATCAAGAAATAA
- a CDS encoding alpha/beta hydrolase: MEEKVFYRNQLVNDINIYYEFYPNPNSEKTLVLLHGFLSSTFSYRRLIPLLNKEYQVVSIDLPPFGKSGKSNNFIYSYRNLAQTVIQLISTLELKEITLIGHSMGGQIVLNILHQQPDLAQKAVLLCSSSYSKRSKLPLIIGSYIPYFHLYVKFFLARSGIMQNLQNVVHDHSLISDEMLFGYLQPFLKDEIFLALTRMIRDHEGDLSTVVLNQIAHPCLLIWGEYDKVVPLSVGKRLKNDLRESELVILRETGHLVPEERPDDVFQHIKQFLA, from the coding sequence GTGGAAGAGAAGGTTTTTTACCGTAACCAGCTAGTGAATGATATTAATATTTATTATGAGTTTTATCCAAATCCTAATTCCGAAAAGACACTAGTCCTGCTTCATGGATTTCTTTCCTCCACTTTTAGCTATCGAAGATTGATTCCCCTTTTAAATAAAGAATATCAAGTCGTTTCCATTGACCTCCCTCCTTTTGGAAAGAGCGGGAAAAGTAATAATTTTATTTATTCTTATCGTAATCTTGCTCAAACGGTTATTCAGCTCATTTCTACACTTGAACTAAAAGAAATTACTCTTATCGGTCATTCAATGGGCGGACAAATTGTTCTCAATATCCTGCATCAACAGCCCGATTTAGCACAAAAGGCAGTCCTGCTTTGCAGTTCATCTTATTCCAAACGTTCAAAACTGCCATTAATTATTGGAAGTTATATTCCTTATTTTCATCTATATGTAAAGTTTTTTCTTGCACGTTCAGGTATCATGCAAAATCTTCAAAATGTTGTTCATGACCATTCCTTAATTAGTGATGAGATGCTTTTTGGCTATTTACAGCCTTTTTTAAAGGATGAAATTTTCCTTGCCTTAACAAGAATGATTCGAGACCATGAAGGCGACCTCTCAACGGTAGTACTCAATCAAATTGCCCATCCATGTTTATTAATTTGGGGTGAGTATGATAAAGTTGTCCCATTATCAGTTGGGAAGCGCTTGAAAAATGATTTAAGGGAATCTGAACTGGTTATTTTGAGGGAAACGGGTCATTTAGTTCCTGAGGAACGTCCTGATGATGTTTTTCAGCATATTAAACAATTCTTGGCATAA
- a CDS encoding DUF1871 family protein, which produces MESEMKTNLQFVDVLNEWDPFKLSNGNYDTEIADTIQAIHELDNPEALAERIQSIYEFSFESIIPMEQCLKIANELMVIKDNDSCTI; this is translated from the coding sequence TTGGAAAGTGAAATGAAAACGAATTTGCAATTTGTGGACGTATTAAACGAATGGGATCCTTTCAAATTATCGAATGGTAATTATGACACGGAGATAGCTGATACCATCCAAGCCATTCATGAGTTAGACAACCCAGAGGCATTAGCAGAAAGAATACAAAGCATATATGAATTTTCCTTTGAGAGCATAATACCAATGGAACAGTGCTTGAAAATTGCTAATGAACTGATGGTAATAAAGGATAACGACTCTTGTACAATATAA
- a CDS encoding PH domain-containing protein, translated as MGFFDGMMGNAAEVNPADAQREFARILAVNERIEKAYKLIRDLFIFTNKRLILVDKQGLTGKKVEYHSIPYKSITHFSIETAGSFDLDAELKIWISGNALPLQKQFNKNLNIYELQTVLAEYVLK; from the coding sequence ATGGGATTTTTTGATGGTATGATGGGAAATGCCGCAGAGGTAAACCCTGCAGATGCACAAAGAGAATTCGCTAGAATACTTGCAGTGAATGAAAGAATTGAAAAAGCATATAAGTTAATTAGAGATTTATTTATTTTTACCAATAAACGACTGATTTTAGTGGATAAGCAGGGGCTAACAGGAAAGAAGGTTGAGTACCATTCTATCCCCTATAAAAGTATTACCCATTTTAGTATTGAGACGGCGGGAAGCTTCGATTTGGACGCAGAATTAAAAATTTGGATATCAGGCAATGCGCTCCCGCTTCAAAAACAATTTAACAAAAACCTAAATATCTATGAACTTCAAACAGTACTTGCAGAGTATGTTCTGAAATAA
- a CDS encoding DHHA1 domain-containing protein: MGKKIYYQDAYIKSFTAQVVDQGKDRDGNYYIVLDQTAFYPTGGGQPHDIGTIENIKVLNVEETEGGVRHYLESEVHAESSPVYGVIDWERRFDHMQQHAGQHILSAAFEQLYGYKTIGFHLGNETLTIDLETVNLLESEALKVEELANQIILENRPIETKWVTEDELVNYNLRKETKVKEDIRLVIIPNFDYNGCGGTHPKTTGEVQAIKIINWERQKKKVRVQFVCGNRILKQFHKKNKVLMELTILLNAPENDMQEAVTRLLENSKAMEKELEQSVETLLHYEAKSLLEKGKSENRIVSGVFQNKTIQELQKLARIIIAEDEETFVLFVSQNEDKLQLVCARGPAENVSMKKVIGNALSIINGKGGGSDAFAQGGGEALISGEQMLQHLLELVQ, encoded by the coding sequence ATGGGGAAAAAAATTTATTATCAAGATGCTTACATAAAATCATTTACAGCACAAGTAGTTGACCAGGGAAAAGACAGAGATGGAAATTATTACATAGTGTTGGATCAAACAGCTTTTTACCCAACAGGCGGTGGACAGCCGCATGATATTGGAACCATTGAAAACATTAAAGTACTTAATGTGGAGGAAACAGAGGGGGGAGTTCGTCATTACCTTGAAAGCGAAGTACATGCTGAAAGCTCTCCCGTTTATGGTGTGATCGACTGGGAAAGAAGATTTGACCATATGCAGCAGCATGCAGGCCAACATATTCTCTCGGCAGCCTTTGAACAATTATATGGATACAAGACAATCGGCTTCCATTTAGGAAATGAAACTTTAACAATAGATTTAGAAACAGTTAATCTTTTGGAATCGGAAGCTTTGAAAGTAGAGGAACTAGCCAACCAGATTATTTTAGAGAATCGACCAATTGAAACAAAGTGGGTCACAGAAGATGAATTAGTCAATTATAATTTGCGAAAAGAGACAAAGGTAAAAGAGGATATTCGGCTTGTAATTATTCCAAACTTTGATTATAACGGCTGTGGCGGAACTCATCCGAAAACAACGGGGGAGGTCCAAGCAATAAAAATAATAAACTGGGAAAGACAAAAGAAAAAAGTCCGCGTTCAATTTGTTTGTGGAAATCGTATTTTGAAACAGTTTCACAAAAAAAATAAGGTGCTTATGGAGCTAACGATACTACTTAATGCTCCTGAAAATGATATGCAGGAGGCAGTAACTCGGCTTCTAGAGAATAGTAAAGCAATGGAGAAAGAATTAGAACAATCGGTTGAGACCCTGCTTCACTATGAAGCAAAAAGTTTATTAGAAAAGGGTAAAAGTGAGAATAGAATTGTCAGTGGTGTGTTTCAAAACAAAACAATTCAAGAACTTCAAAAATTAGCCAGAATCATTATTGCAGAGGATGAAGAAACCTTTGTGTTATTCGTTTCACAAAATGAAGATAAGCTGCAGCTAGTTTGTGCACGAGGGCCGGCAGAAAACGTAAGTATGAAAAAGGTAATAGGAAATGCACTTTCTATCATTAATGGTAAGGGCGGCGGAAGTGATGCATTTGCTCAGGGAGGAGGAGAAGCACTAATTTCAGGTGAACAAATGCTTCAGCATTTGTTGGAGCTAGTCCAATAG
- a CDS encoding superoxide dismutase family protein, translated as MKRVWMMIPLILLTGCLEKDITKLDVKMVNDKGDSVGTITLQEVSSGVKVYLKLNGLPPGEHALNINDKGQCKAPDFKSAGKHLNPDDKEHGLLHPKGSHAGDLPNLIVEDDGSVKAELMAANVTLKEGKKSLFPKDGTSIVIHEEKDDGMTQPEGDSGARIACGEISKDNKK; from the coding sequence ATGAAGAGAGTTTGGATGATGATTCCACTTATCCTGCTCACGGGTTGTTTGGAAAAGGATATTACAAAACTTGATGTTAAAATGGTAAATGATAAGGGAGATTCTGTTGGAACCATCACATTACAAGAAGTTTCAAGTGGAGTAAAAGTATATTTGAAGTTAAATGGACTTCCTCCAGGTGAGCATGCCCTTAACATTAATGATAAGGGGCAATGTAAAGCCCCAGATTTTAAATCAGCTGGCAAACATCTTAACCCCGATGATAAAGAGCATGGTCTCCTGCACCCGAAGGGCTCGCATGCCGGTGACCTTCCTAATTTAATTGTAGAGGATGACGGGTCTGTAAAGGCAGAATTAATGGCAGCTAATGTAACGTTAAAAGAGGGGAAGAAGTCTCTTTTTCCAAAAGATGGAACCTCCATTGTGATTCATGAAGAAAAAGATGATGGTATGACTCAGCCTGAAGGAGATTCTGGTGCAAGGATTGCATGCGGTGAAATCTCTAAAGATAATAAGAAATAA
- a CDS encoding peptidylprolyl isomerase: MRKNLQFLLLLIIGVLVLTGCGTSKEKEEAAPKSTAPKTEEKEGSDQVANAGYPQLSNEVSENEKLVEIETTMGNIKIKLFPEYAPKAVENFLEHSEEGYYDGLIFHRVINDFMIQGGDPNGDGTGGESIYGRPFEDEFSNNLFNLRGALSMANSGANTNGSQFFIVQKKSVDPSIKTEMEKAGFSNEVIKAYEELGGTPWLDNRHTVFGHVIEGMDIVDKIAETPVDPKDKPEKDVMIKGIKVLK, encoded by the coding sequence ATGAGAAAGAATTTGCAATTTTTATTACTGTTAATCATTGGAGTTCTTGTCTTGACTGGATGTGGGACAAGCAAGGAGAAAGAGGAAGCGGCACCTAAGAGTACTGCTCCGAAAACAGAGGAAAAGGAAGGGAGCGATCAAGTGGCAAACGCAGGTTATCCTCAACTTTCAAATGAGGTTTCTGAAAATGAAAAACTCGTTGAAATAGAAACGACTATGGGAAACATTAAAATTAAATTATTCCCTGAATATGCTCCAAAAGCAGTAGAAAATTTTTTGGAGCATAGTGAAGAAGGGTATTATGATGGTTTGATATTTCACCGGGTTATTAATGACTTCATGATTCAGGGTGGTGACCCGAATGGAGATGGAACCGGTGGGGAAAGTATTTACGGACGGCCATTTGAGGATGAATTCTCAAACAATCTTTTTAATTTACGTGGAGCTTTATCGATGGCTAATTCAGGAGCAAATACGAACGGAAGTCAATTCTTTATTGTTCAGAAAAAATCAGTGGATCCATCAATTAAAACGGAAATGGAAAAGGCTGGATTTTCAAATGAGGTAATTAAGGCCTATGAAGAATTAGGAGGCACACCTTGGCTGGACAATCGCCATACTGTTTTTGGACATGTGATTGAGGGGATGGACATAGTTGATAAAATTGCCGAAACTCCTGTAGACCCGAAGGATAAACCAGAAAAAGATGTGATGATTAAAGGTATTAAGGTATTGAAATAA
- a CDS encoding kinase-associated lipoprotein B, translating to MSELQIGDIVTGIYKTGKYNGEITEVRNQHYLVRVLAVVKHPMQGDLHNPKEADVLIFHERKALSYREQANIPKQMVKPFKEEVPDYLGSLKQAVDKMKTDLTENATSWAEMSLKRISSLEKDYFK from the coding sequence ATGTCAGAATTGCAGATTGGCGATATCGTTACCGGAATTTATAAAACAGGAAAATATAATGGGGAAATAACCGAAGTTCGTAACCAGCATTATTTAGTAAGAGTTTTGGCGGTTGTCAAACATCCAATGCAAGGTGATTTACATAATCCAAAAGAAGCGGATGTACTTATTTTCCACGAGAGGAAAGCTCTCTCCTATCGTGAGCAGGCCAATATCCCAAAACAAATGGTAAAGCCTTTTAAGGAAGAAGTGCCAGACTATCTCGGATCATTAAAACAAGCAGTCGATAAAATGAAAACAGACCTTACAGAAAATGCAACCTCTTGGGCAGAAATGAGTTTAAAAAGAATTTCATCTTTAGAAAAAGATTATTTTAAATAA
- the kapD gene encoding 3'-5' exonuclease KapD: MKEKRQTIFIDFEFTMPERNVRMKNFFAEIIEVGLVAVVDDQITEQFSSYVTPLKFPILTERCKSFLHISQQQVDQGISFYELIRKLGEFNNQYETTIVTWGNMDMKVLRHNCLEAGVAFPFKAIELDLSMEYKRFFGDQNQTGLWKAVQEYGKEGTGRHHRALDDALTTYNIFRLVEKDKRYLEKPKPTTIGDRIDFSKLLNEFA, translated from the coding sequence ATGAAGGAAAAGAGACAAACTATCTTTATTGATTTTGAATTTACAATGCCGGAACGAAATGTTCGTATGAAGAATTTCTTCGCGGAGATTATTGAGGTTGGACTCGTGGCCGTTGTTGATGATCAAATTACAGAGCAGTTCTCCTCCTACGTAACACCACTTAAATTCCCAATACTAACGGAACGCTGTAAATCATTTTTACATATTTCACAGCAGCAGGTTGACCAGGGAATTTCATTTTATGAACTCATCCGAAAGTTAGGAGAATTCAATAACCAGTATGAAACTACCATCGTCACTTGGGGAAATATGGATATGAAGGTTCTTCGGCATAATTGTTTAGAAGCAGGTGTGGCATTTCCCTTTAAAGCCATAGAGTTGGATTTATCAATGGAATATAAGCGGTTTTTTGGCGATCAAAATCAAACAGGATTATGGAAGGCCGTACAGGAATATGGTAAAGAAGGAACTGGAAGACATCACAGGGCACTAGATGATGCGCTGACTACTTACAATATATTCAGGCTTGTTGAAAAGGATAAACGCTATTTAGAAAAGCCCAAACCAACTACGATTGGTGACCGCATTGATTTTTCGAAGCTATTAAATGAATTCGCATAA
- a CDS encoding hotdog fold thioesterase, with protein sequence MIKNTLIETLGIEITHLEAGKVIATMPVDERTRQPFGLLHGGASVALAETVASVGAYELVDKETEGAAGLEINANHVRPITEGIVTAVGTILHKGKSTMVWDIKITDEKDRLICISRCTMAVIKLKK encoded by the coding sequence ATGATTAAAAACACATTAATTGAAACGTTAGGTATTGAAATAACACATTTAGAAGCTGGAAAAGTAATCGCAACCATGCCCGTCGATGAAAGGACCCGCCAGCCATTTGGATTGTTACACGGCGGTGCTTCGGTGGCATTAGCAGAGACAGTTGCAAGTGTCGGTGCATATGAATTGGTAGATAAAGAAACTGAAGGTGCTGCTGGATTAGAAATTAATGCTAACCATGTTCGACCTATTACTGAAGGAATTGTTACAGCAGTTGGTACTATCCTACATAAAGGGAAATCCACAATGGTTTGGGATATTAAAATTACAGATGAGAAGGACCGCCTCATATGTATCTCTAGATGTACAATGGCAGTTATTAAATTGAAAAAGTAA
- a CDS encoding leucyl aminopeptidase — MFEVKNEIDFSAADEGLIIGLFDKTEKFSGILEKLDEKFDGQLTELVKAGDISAKFKIISKVHSFGKITAKRIWFVGLGKEKEFNFEKLSEALGKAYKALRGSKLQECAVLLDSFITDSVDGLEAAHAVSEAYALASYQFRGYKQKSNEPEKKLEKITVYSENSDVEDIKASLTVGLAFGNGTNSARTLVNIPGNLLTAKDMAKYAQELAAKYDFEVEILDKEEIEKLGMGAFLAVNQGSTEPPKMIVLKYQGKEQWQDVIGLVGKGITFDTGGYSIKTKAGIVGMKTDMGGAAAVLGAMEIIGELKPEQNVVAVIPSTDNMISGNAFKPDDVITSMSGKTIEVLNTDAEGRLVLADAVTYAKHHGAEYLIDVATLTGGVITALGLHTTGAMTNHETLYEQVLEASMEAGEPMWQLPLFEKDKERVRNSKVADLNNSPGSEGHAIVAGAFIGEFTEGTPWVHLDIAGTSTTSREHDLGPAGATGVMTRTLALFVERFEPIEK; from the coding sequence ATGTTTGAGGTTAAAAATGAAATTGACTTCTCAGCAGCAGATGAAGGTTTAATAATTGGACTTTTTGACAAGACAGAGAAATTCAGCGGGATTCTTGAGAAACTGGATGAGAAATTCGATGGACAATTAACGGAACTTGTTAAAGCTGGTGATATTTCAGCCAAGTTTAAAATTATTAGCAAAGTACATAGTTTTGGTAAAATCACTGCAAAAAGAATTTGGTTTGTGGGGCTTGGAAAGGAAAAGGAATTTAATTTCGAGAAACTGAGTGAGGCTTTAGGGAAGGCGTATAAAGCTCTAAGAGGGAGTAAGCTTCAGGAATGTGCTGTCCTTTTGGATTCCTTTATCACTGATTCAGTAGATGGACTAGAAGCTGCACATGCTGTAAGTGAAGCATACGCATTGGCCAGCTATCAATTTCGCGGCTACAAGCAAAAATCAAATGAACCTGAAAAAAAGCTAGAAAAAATCACGGTTTACAGTGAAAACAGTGATGTAGAGGATATTAAGGCTTCTCTAACAGTGGGGCTTGCTTTTGGTAATGGTACGAACTCTGCACGTACACTAGTAAATATCCCAGGTAACTTATTAACAGCAAAGGACATGGCGAAATATGCACAAGAGCTTGCTGCCAAGTATGACTTTGAAGTTGAAATTCTTGATAAGGAAGAGATTGAAAAGCTGGGAATGGGTGCTTTTCTAGCTGTTAACCAAGGTTCTACAGAACCACCTAAGATGATTGTTTTAAAGTATCAAGGGAAAGAACAATGGCAGGACGTTATTGGTTTAGTTGGAAAAGGAATTACCTTTGACACCGGCGGCTATTCAATCAAAACAAAAGCTGGCATTGTTGGGATGAAGACCGATATGGGCGGAGCCGCGGCTGTTCTTGGTGCAATGGAAATCATTGGAGAATTAAAACCGGAACAAAACGTTGTCGCGGTTATTCCTTCAACGGATAATATGATTTCTGGTAACGCATTTAAACCTGACGATGTAATCACCTCTATGAGCGGGAAGACCATTGAAGTGTTAAATACAGATGCAGAAGGCAGACTTGTTTTAGCAGACGCTGTAACCTATGCCAAACACCATGGTGCAGAATATTTAATTGATGTTGCAACCTTAACAGGCGGGGTTATCACTGCGCTAGGACTTCACACAACAGGTGCTATGACGAATCATGAAACATTATATGAACAAGTCTTAGAAGCATCAATGGAAGCAGGTGAGCCAATGTGGCAGTTACCATTGTTCGAGAAAGACAAAGAACGGGTAAGAAACAGCAAAGTGGCAGATTTAAACAACTCTCCTGGCAGTGAGGGACATGCGATAGTAGCAGGAGCCTTTATTGGTGAATTTACAGAAGGTACTCCTTGGGTACACCTAGATATTGCAGGTACTTCAACCACTTCTAGAGAGCACGATCTTGGTCCTGCAGGGGCAACAGGTGTTATGACCCGAACCTTAGCATTATTTGTGGAACGCTTTGAACCAATTGAAAAGTAA
- a CDS encoding 3D domain-containing protein, with the protein MNKTKNWTKRFAMTVLFLLAILVTVQSITGIDLKLFIKQMVQLEAHAASSETKAVTPPLEDAFDWSKYPKKTVIATGYTAGFESTGKNENHPEYGITYSGVKVKRDLYSTVAADLSVFPIGTILFIPGYGLGVVADKGGAIKGNKVDLYYETVEDVYNKWGKKEIDVYIIEQGNGKLTEGDLQALNEDKSMQVFRQQYIGSERK; encoded by the coding sequence ATGAATAAAACCAAAAATTGGACAAAGCGTTTTGCGATGACTGTTCTTTTTCTGCTTGCCATTCTAGTGACTGTTCAATCTATTACAGGTATAGATCTCAAACTATTTATTAAACAAATGGTGCAACTTGAGGCACACGCAGCTTCCAGCGAAACAAAAGCTGTGACACCGCCATTAGAGGATGCCTTTGACTGGTCAAAGTATCCAAAAAAAACAGTAATTGCAACAGGATATACAGCAGGCTTTGAATCCACAGGTAAAAATGAAAACCATCCTGAGTATGGAATTACCTATTCAGGTGTAAAAGTAAAACGAGATTTATATTCGACTGTTGCTGCAGACTTATCGGTATTTCCGATTGGAACGATTCTGTTCATTCCCGGGTATGGGTTAGGGGTCGTTGCAGATAAAGGCGGGGCTATTAAAGGGAATAAAGTCGACCTTTATTATGAAACAGTTGAGGATGTTTATAACAAGTGGGGTAAAAAGGAAATCGATGTATATATCATAGAGCAGGGAAATGGAAAACTGACAGAGGGTGATTTACAAGCATTAAATGAAGACAAATCCATGCAGGTATTCCGTCAGCAGTATATTGGTTCAGAGAGAAAATAA
- a CDS encoding YuiB family protein, whose amino-acid sequence MQMSIVVLIISILLFFVLFFGIGFILNMLLRMSWIMAFIYPIIAIFIIDKVKFIEYLTNSKVAFQELGQKLGSLATADILILLSGLAGAIAAGVTIKMLRKNGYQMF is encoded by the coding sequence ATGCAGATGAGCATTGTTGTATTAATTATTTCGATATTGTTATTCTTTGTGTTATTTTTTGGAATTGGTTTTATACTTAATATGCTTTTAAGAATGTCTTGGATTATGGCATTCATATATCCGATTATTGCTATTTTTATTATTGATAAAGTTAAATTCATTGAATACCTTACAAATAGTAAAGTGGCTTTTCAGGAACTAGGTCAAAAGCTGGGTTCGTTAGCAACCGCTGATATCCTCATTTTGTTAAGTGGGTTAGCAGGCGCGATTGCAGCTGGGGTTACCATTAAAATGTTGAGAAAAAATGGCTATCAAATGTTTTAA
- a CDS encoding YuiA family protein, with translation MKTTSLDTKTCDYCSGTGYFQLLLGGSETCTCCEGSGKKQEKF, from the coding sequence ATGAAAACAACTAGCTTAGACACCAAAACTTGTGATTATTGCTCAGGTACTGGATATTTCCAATTATTGCTTGGGGGATCCGAAACATGCACCTGCTGCGAGGGATCTGGAAAGAAACAGGAAAAGTTTTAA
- a CDS encoding NUDIX hydrolase produces the protein MSNKEKRGKVWLAVGGIVKSSRGHWLVVKKRYGGLKGKWSLPAGFVDEGETADEAVVREVKEETGIDCVVKGLIGLRTGVLSEGISDNLLVFELEPLDEGGIQHQENELYEAKFIAPEELLKEKDASIMLHFLINQSECVTKPGYDGLNPGDHFKYSSYKLFF, from the coding sequence ATGAGCAATAAAGAGAAGCGGGGCAAGGTCTGGTTAGCGGTTGGAGGGATAGTCAAATCCTCTCGGGGGCATTGGCTGGTTGTTAAAAAGCGTTACGGAGGCCTAAAGGGAAAGTGGTCACTTCCTGCAGGTTTTGTAGACGAAGGTGAAACGGCTGATGAAGCAGTAGTAAGGGAAGTTAAGGAAGAAACCGGTATAGATTGCGTTGTCAAGGGGTTGATCGGACTAAGAACAGGTGTTCTTTCAGAGGGAATCAGTGATAATTTGCTTGTCTTTGAGCTTGAACCACTAGATGAAGGGGGAATCCAACACCAGGAAAATGAACTTTATGAGGCAAAGTTTATAGCACCTGAGGAGCTTCTTAAAGAAAAGGATGCATCGATTATGCTGCACTTCCTAATAAATCAAAGTGAATGTGTTACCAAGCCTGGATATGATGGACTAAACCCAGGAGACCACTTTAAATACAGTTCGTATAAATTATTTTTTTAA